Below is a genomic region from Pseudazoarcus pumilus.
TGCGTTTGTGGGTGGCGGCCACCGACTACTCGGGCGAGTTGACGATCTCCAAGGAGATTCTCGATCGCGTCGTCGAAGTCTATCGCCGGCTGCGCAACACGCTGCGCTTTCTGCTCTCCAACACCGCGGATTTCGACCCGGCGCGCGATGCCGTGCCGGTCGACCAGCTCCTCGACGTCGACGCCTGGGCGCTCGCCCATCTGGCGGGCCTGCAGCGCCAGATCACGGCCGACTACGAACGCTTCGAATTCCACCGCATCGTGCAGGCGCTGCAGAACTACGCGGCCGAAGATCTGGGCGCCTTCTACCTCGACATCCTCAAGGACCGCCTGTACACCACGCGCGCCGACTCGCGCGCACGCCGCTCGGCGCAGACCGCGCTGTGGCACATCACGCAGGCGGTGACGCGCCTGATGGCGCCCATTCTGTCTTTCACCGCCGAGGAGATCCAGGCACTGACCGGCGCGGGCGAAGACGACAGCGTGATGCTGCACACCTGGCACGAGATTCCCGGGATCGCCGACGCCGAAGCCCGCCTCGCGCGCTGGACGCTGATCCGCGAGGCACGCGCCGAGGCGCAGAAGGTGCTCGAGGACTTGCGCAGCGCCGGTGGCATCGGTGCCTCGCTGCAGGCGAACGTGTGCATCCGCGCCGCCGGCGAGCGCTTTGATGCGCTGGCCAGCCTGGGCGAGGACCTGCGCTTCGTCATGATCACCTCCAGCGCCGAGCTGGTGCGCGTCGCGACAGAAGCCGAACAAGGCGTCGAGGCGAACGCCTCGGAGCACGCCAAATGCGAACGCTGCTGGCACTACCGCGCCGACGTGGGCGCGCACGCCGAGCACCCGCAACTGTGCGGCCGCTGCCACGGCAACCTGCACGGCGAGCCCGAGGTGCGCCGCCATGCGTGATGCACGACAGGCTCGCCGATGAACGCGCGACTGGCGTCCTGGCTCGCGCTGTCGGCGCTGGTGGTGGTGGTCGACCAGGCCACCAAATGGCTCGTGCTGCAGACGCTGGCGGACCGCGCGCCGATCCAGGTGACGGATTTCTTCCGCCTGGTGCTGGTCTATAACCCGGGAGCGGCCTTCAGCTTTCTGGCCGACCAGCCGGGCTGGCAGCGCTGGTTCTTCGTCGGTCTGGCCGTGGTGATCTGCGGCTGGCTGCTCGCGCTGCTCTACCAGCACCGCGACGAGACCGCCTTGCCGCTGGCCTTCAGCCTGATCATCGGCGGCGCGATCGGCAACGTCATCGACCGCATCGCCTACGGTGCTGTGGTCGATTTTCTGTATTTTCACGTCGGCCAGTACGGCTGGCCGGCGTTCAATGCCGCCGACTCGGCGATCACGGTCGGCGTCGTCCTGATGCTGTGGACGCAGTTCCGCCCGCAGCGCAGGCCATCAAAGGAGTCCCCGCAATGAATTCATCCATCCAGTCCGAGAGCCTCGTCACGCTGCACTACCGCATCGAGCTGGCCAGCGGCCAGCCGCTGATCAGCACCTTCGACGGCAACCCGGCCACCCTGCAACTGGGCGCGGGCGAGATGCAGCCGCGCCTCGAGAGCCTGCTCGTGGGCCTCGAGAACGGCGCCGAGAAGAGTTTCGAACTGGCGCCGGGCGAAGCCTTCGGCGACTATCGCGAGGACCTGATCGAGCGCGTGCGGCGCGCCGACCTGCCCGAGAGCGAGGCCGGCATCGAGCCGATGAGCTTCATGGAATTCTTCGCGCCGGACGGCTCGCGCTATTCGGGGCTGGTCACCGAGGTGGACGACGAGGCGGTGACGATCGACTTCAACCATCCGCTCGCGGGCAAGGACATCCGTTTCGACGTCCGCGTGATCGGCGTGCTCTGAGCGGAGCGCGCATGAACGAAAAGCAGATCCTGCTGGCCTCCCCGCGCGGCTTCTGCGCCGGCGTGGAACGCGCCATCGACATCGTCGAGCGCGCGCTCGAACTGTTCGGCGCGCCCATCTACGTGCGTCACGAGGTCGTGCACAACCGCTTCGTGGTCGAGGACCTGC
It encodes:
- a CDS encoding FKBP-type peptidyl-prolyl cis-trans isomerase, encoding MNSSIQSESLVTLHYRIELASGQPLISTFDGNPATLQLGAGEMQPRLESLLVGLENGAEKSFELAPGEAFGDYREDLIERVRRADLPESEAGIEPMSFMEFFAPDGSRYSGLVTEVDDEAVTIDFNHPLAGKDIRFDVRVIGVL
- the lspA gene encoding signal peptidase II, with amino-acid sequence MNARLASWLALSALVVVVDQATKWLVLQTLADRAPIQVTDFFRLVLVYNPGAAFSFLADQPGWQRWFFVGLAVVICGWLLALLYQHRDETALPLAFSLIIGGAIGNVIDRIAYGAVVDFLYFHVGQYGWPAFNAADSAITVGVVLMLWTQFRPQRRPSKESPQ